Proteins encoded within one genomic window of Chloroflexota bacterium:
- a CDS encoding TIGR00282 family metallophosphoesterase, protein MIGDIIGKPGRLAVEATLPDLRTERGVDFVTANGENVAGGMGLTASTAEALLGAGVDVITSGNHIWDKKEIYPVLERSDRILRPHNYGTHDVPGRGWVTHAGLDGSEIAVINLQGRTYMAQIENPFTDADDLLDGASEPLPPIRLVDFHCELTSEKNALGLYLDGRVSAVVGTHTHVVTGDERILPGGTAYQTDLGMTGPLWSVIGFAPSTVLPRFINALPTRFEVGDGAVIFNATQIDIDPATGRALAIERVQRLVEV, encoded by the coding sequence ATGATCGGCGACATCATCGGCAAGCCCGGACGCCTCGCCGTCGAGGCCACCCTGCCGGACCTCCGAACCGAGCGGGGGGTCGACTTCGTCACGGCCAACGGCGAGAACGTCGCGGGCGGCATGGGCCTGACCGCATCGACCGCCGAGGCGCTTCTCGGCGCCGGGGTGGACGTCATCACCTCCGGCAATCACATCTGGGACAAGAAGGAGATCTACCCGGTCCTCGAGCGCAGCGATCGGATCCTCCGGCCACACAATTACGGAACGCACGATGTGCCCGGTCGGGGCTGGGTGACCCACGCCGGGCTCGACGGCTCGGAGATCGCCGTGATCAACCTCCAGGGGCGGACGTACATGGCGCAGATCGAGAACCCGTTCACCGATGCCGACGATCTTCTCGACGGCGCCTCCGAACCGCTCCCGCCGATCCGCCTCGTCGACTTTCACTGCGAGCTCACCTCCGAGAAGAACGCCCTCGGGCTGTATCTCGACGGCCGGGTGAGCGCGGTCGTCGGGACGCATACCCACGTCGTCACCGGCGATGAGCGGATCCTCCCGGGCGGCACGGCCTACCAGACGGACCTGGGGATGACCGGCCCGCTGTGGAGCGTCATCGGCTTCGCCCCCTCGACGGTCCTGCCGCGGTTCATCAACGCCCTCCCGACCCGGTTCGAGGTCGGCGACGGAGCGGTGATCTTCAATGCCACGCAGATCGACATCGACCCGGCGACCGGGCGCGCCCTCGCGATCGAGCGGGTCCAGCGCCTCGTCGAGGTCTGA
- a CDS encoding PHP domain-containing protein, which produces MVRSRHDRGTPVVPPRPSLVDLHSHTTRSDGTVEPAELVRAAAAAGVRILAITDHDNLAAPRELLADPRGLAAGFELVPGLEINTVVDGGGPRWGGELHVLGLGVDPGDDAFEAILAAQRDRRRERFVRTLDRLRAAGMPLDDLVAALPPDERTALGRPTVARLLVAKGHARSVQDAFERIVGAGMPGYVPRDGIGPAAAIAAIRAAGGLPVLAHTADAAERRPRIEELRALGLGGLEVHYRRYDAETVASVAAVATALRLVPTGGSDFHGDGETYAEAHAAIWVPVDDLDALHAALEERAYIDEARTVTAWGGR; this is translated from the coding sequence GTGGTCCGCAGCCGTCACGATCGCGGAACGCCGGTCGTTCCACCCCGGCCGTCGCTCGTCGATCTCCACAGCCACACGACGCGGTCCGATGGGACCGTGGAGCCGGCGGAGCTCGTCCGGGCGGCGGCCGCGGCCGGCGTGCGGATCCTCGCCATCACCGACCACGACAACCTCGCCGCGCCGCGCGAACTGCTCGCCGATCCACGGGGCCTGGCGGCGGGATTCGAGCTCGTCCCCGGCCTGGAGATCAACACCGTGGTGGACGGCGGCGGGCCACGGTGGGGCGGTGAACTCCACGTCCTCGGCCTCGGCGTCGACCCGGGCGACGACGCATTCGAGGCGATTCTCGCCGCACAGCGGGACCGTCGACGCGAACGGTTCGTCCGGACGCTCGATCGACTGCGAGCCGCCGGGATGCCGCTCGACGACCTCGTTGCGGCGTTGCCACCGGACGAGCGGACGGCGCTCGGCAGGCCGACGGTCGCCCGGCTCCTCGTCGCGAAGGGCCACGCCCGAAGCGTCCAGGACGCCTTCGAGCGGATCGTCGGCGCCGGCATGCCGGGTTACGTTCCGCGCGACGGGATCGGGCCGGCCGCTGCGATCGCCGCGATCCGGGCGGCGGGCGGCCTCCCGGTCCTCGCCCACACGGCGGACGCGGCGGAGCGCCGACCCCGGATCGAGGAGCTTCGCGCACTCGGGCTCGGCGGCCTCGAGGTCCACTACCGCCGCTACGACGCCGAGACGGTCGCCTCCGTGGCGGCGGTGGCGACGGCCCTCCGCCTCGTTCCGACCGGTGGCAGCGATTTCCACGGCGACGGTGAGACATATGCCGAGGCCCACGCGGCGATCTGGGTCCCCGTCGACGATCTCGACGCGTTGCACGCGGCCCTCGAGGAGCGGGCCTACATCGACGAGGCGCGGACCGTCACTGCGTGGGGCGGACGATGA